AAAAAAAATAAAAATCAAAGAAAAAGAATAGATAAATAGTTACCATACTTCTATCCCTTCGGGATTTTTATTTGTATAAATCATCATTTTTTAGTATCCCCTACTACCCATATCTCTATGGGAGTATCTACATTTATTCTTGTATTCGGTAAAGGGTTTTGCTGAAATATAGTTCCTTTTTGAGCGGTCTCTGTTATTGTTTTTTCAACTCCACCTTGTCTCATTATTTTAGTTATAGTTCCTTTGGAATGGGTATGTATTTCACCTATTTTTAAGTTAGAACCGAGTATAAGAATTTCTGCTTCTTCGTAGTTCATTCCTATTATATCAGGAGTAAGGAGCTGTTGATTTCCCATCCCATCTCCTACTTGTAAATCTATAGAAGACCCTTTGGGTAAGAGAGTGCCAGGAGATATTGGTTTGTTTTTATAAAATTGTTCCTTGACGCTATTCTGTGCGAGGTCGGGGACATATTCTATTTCCCCAAGAATTATATCATAACTTTTCAATACCATTTGAGCATTTTTGAGAGAGCCGTCTATAAGGTTTGGCATTTTTACGAGTGGAGGCATTTTTGCATTGAGAGAAACATATATTTTTCTATTTTCTTTTACAAAAGAAAAAGCGGGGGGTACTTGTGTTAGTACGACAAATGGAGGGTATTCGGATGAAAAGCTGGAGTCTTTAGTGATTTCATAACGAAGTTTTCTTTTTCCGAGTATATCCTCTAAATCTTCCAT
This genomic window from Chitinophagaceae bacterium contains:
- a CDS encoding PASTA domain-containing protein — protein: MLLIIQKIKQFLNLFIHIGIILGISMTILLVYFLLYLPIHTKHGETITVPDLKGVSMEDLEDILGKRKLRYEITKDSSFSSEYPPFVVLTQVPPAFSFVKENRKIYVSLNAKMPPLVKMPNLIDGSLKNAQMVLKSYDIILGEIEYVPDLAQNSVKEQFYKNKPISPGTLLPKGSSIDLQVGDGMGNQQLLTPDIIGMNYEEAEILILGSNLKIGEIHTHSKGTITKIMRQGGVEKTITETAQKGTIFQQNPLPNTRINVDTPIEIWVVGDTKK